A stretch of Natronococcus sp. CG52 DNA encodes these proteins:
- a CDS encoding DUF7333 family protein has protein sequence MEFDLPTTAATFIALIAISIVGMLVSNVMATDTVLMMVAPSMVLFGAIMLVIGMKYGEHRATL, from the coding sequence ATGGAGTTCGATCTTCCAACGACGGCGGCGACGTTTATCGCACTGATCGCGATCAGCATCGTCGGCATGCTCGTTTCGAACGTGATGGCGACGGATACCGTCCTGATGATGGTCGCGCCGTCGATGGTGCTCTTCGGCGCGATCATGCTCGTTATCGGCATGAAGTACGGCGAGCACCGGGCGACCCTGTAA
- a CDS encoding PQQ-dependent sugar dehydrogenase: MSDDGGEEREPSDDSAPADDGDADQEPDWEHPTGSPLEPSVEPEPLVTDLTVPWDLAFTPTDDLFVTEREGRLLRFETEAVLEAGGDPLDAADVSDEDRRDLPGDHAQGVAVHPSYPDPAFVYVYYGSSEDNRVGRFDATADDPLETLEVLVEGMEGHHTIGGRIAFGPEDDLWITDGTSEEDPAQDPGRLGGTILRVGPDGEPSAANPDLEDADPRVFTYGHRNPQGFAWLPDETPLCTDHGPTGRDEIQRLQPGANFGWPVVQGGPDDEEYESYDDHDAFEPPLVNTGPELTWAPGGCVFYEGDAIPAWRHRLLVASLQETHLTVVTLLPSDAEEPPLDGASRRYDDAWLDGAYTATTHRVLDDELGRIRHVTEAPNGDVLAVTSNHDGGPGLDDGDSFPRDRDDVLVRLRAA, translated from the coding sequence TTGTCCGACGACGGGGGCGAAGAACGGGAACCGAGCGACGACTCCGCGCCGGCGGACGACGGTGACGCGGACCAGGAGCCGGACTGGGAGCATCCCACGGGATCCCCGCTCGAGCCGTCCGTCGAACCGGAGCCGCTCGTCACCGACCTGACGGTCCCCTGGGACCTTGCGTTCACTCCGACGGACGACCTCTTCGTCACCGAACGCGAGGGGCGCCTGCTGCGGTTCGAGACCGAGGCGGTGCTCGAGGCTGGAGGCGACCCGCTCGACGCGGCGGACGTCTCGGACGAGGATCGGCGGGACCTGCCGGGCGACCACGCGCAGGGCGTCGCCGTCCACCCGTCCTATCCCGACCCGGCGTTCGTCTACGTCTACTACGGCTCGAGCGAGGACAACCGCGTCGGCCGATTCGACGCGACCGCGGACGACCCGCTCGAGACGCTCGAGGTGCTCGTCGAGGGAATGGAGGGCCACCACACGATCGGCGGGCGTATCGCGTTCGGTCCGGAGGACGACCTCTGGATCACCGACGGGACCTCCGAGGAGGATCCCGCGCAGGACCCGGGTCGACTCGGCGGAACGATTCTTCGAGTTGGGCCGGACGGCGAGCCCTCGGCCGCGAATCCCGACCTCGAGGATGCCGATCCGCGGGTGTTCACCTACGGCCACCGCAATCCCCAGGGATTCGCCTGGCTGCCCGACGAGACGCCGCTCTGTACGGACCACGGGCCGACCGGGCGGGACGAAATTCAGCGACTGCAGCCCGGCGCGAACTTCGGTTGGCCGGTCGTCCAGGGCGGCCCCGACGACGAGGAGTACGAGAGCTACGACGATCACGACGCCTTCGAGCCGCCGCTGGTGAACACCGGGCCGGAGCTGACCTGGGCGCCCGGCGGCTGCGTCTTCTACGAGGGCGACGCGATTCCCGCGTGGCGACACCGATTACTGGTCGCGAGTCTCCAGGAGACGCATCTCACCGTCGTCACCCTGCTGCCGTCCGACGCCGAGGAACCGCCGCTGGACGGGGCGTCCAGGCGGTACGACGACGCGTGGCTCGACGGTGCGTACACCGCCACCACCCATCGCGTGCTGGACGACGAACTGGGACGGATTCGACACGTGACGGAAGCGCCGAACGGCGACGTGCTGGCGGTCACATCGAACCACGACGGCGGGCCGGGGCTCGATGATGGTGATTCGTTTCCCCGCGATCGGGACGACGTGCTGGTGCGGCTTCGAGCGGCGTGA
- a CDS encoding phosphoadenosine phosphosulfate reductase family protein, which yields MTENFPDYVDVNYDDGDGEDPEDYPHINDKIEKAVEVTRQGLEQYENPAVMWTGGKDSTLVLYFVKEVAERYDLEVPPAIFIDHYQHFDEIHDFVDNWAEKWDLEVIYARNEDIGEYVEANDLEPGDDIPVDELSEHNQHHVDNILEYEEDTFPFLLDTYAGNHLLKTVALNDALEEYDVDGILSGVRWDEQEARADETFFSPRHDPDIYPPHDRVQPILQFDEAAVWEAFWNFVVPDTVEEFPDEGYVPEGKDDLPNDLEPEDTPVSPKYWEGFRSLGSEISTEKTVDDPAWLQDLEGTTERAGRAQDKEDLMERLRDLGYM from the coding sequence ATGACCGAGAACTTTCCCGACTACGTCGACGTCAACTACGACGACGGTGACGGCGAGGACCCCGAGGATTACCCGCACATCAACGACAAGATCGAGAAGGCGGTCGAAGTAACCCGGCAGGGACTCGAGCAGTACGAGAACCCCGCGGTCATGTGGACCGGCGGGAAGGACTCGACGCTCGTCCTCTACTTCGTCAAGGAAGTTGCCGAGCGCTACGACCTCGAAGTACCCCCGGCGATCTTCATCGACCACTACCAGCACTTCGACGAGATCCACGACTTCGTCGACAACTGGGCCGAGAAGTGGGACCTCGAAGTGATCTACGCGCGCAACGAGGACATCGGCGAGTACGTCGAGGCGAACGACTTAGAGCCCGGCGACGACATTCCGGTCGACGAACTCTCCGAGCACAACCAGCACCACGTCGACAACATCCTCGAGTACGAGGAGGACACCTTCCCGTTCCTGCTCGACACCTACGCCGGCAACCACCTGTTGAAGACGGTGGCGCTCAACGACGCGCTCGAGGAGTACGACGTCGACGGCATCCTCTCGGGCGTCCGCTGGGACGAACAGGAGGCCCGCGCCGACGAGACGTTCTTCTCGCCGCGCCACGACCCCGACATCTACCCGCCCCACGACCGCGTCCAGCCCATCCTGCAGTTCGACGAGGCGGCCGTCTGGGAGGCCTTCTGGAACTTCGTCGTTCCGGACACCGTCGAGGAGTTCCCGGACGAGGGCTACGTCCCGGAAGGGAAAGACGACCTGCCCAACGACCTCGAGCCCGAGGACACCCCAGTCTCGCCGAAGTACTGGGAAGGGTTCCGCTCGCTCGGCAGCGAGATCAGCACCGAGAAGACGGTGGACGACCCCGCCTGGCTCCAGGACCTCGAGGGAACGACCGAACGCGCGGGCCGCGCCCAGGACAAGGAGGACCTGATGGAACGCCTGCGCGACCTCGGCTACATGTAG
- a CDS encoding phosphate ABC transporter permease, which translates to MIDGVAIGLVLGGVVLLFSGAALSVYGVVILGLFLGGGGGYLVGPSVGGALGLEGVAAAGAPVLLGALAGGLLGYLLLSAAVALMSFVVGTILTMAVVAPAVLEQQWYLEWGVALAAGLVAAFLGMLLTKWTMVVITAIVGAAFASRSLTLEQFAAAQQSLTLDPLLFEVTSPPFLGLVALGVLSQFGLFKFGYVTRIARLLPGATVLPGRRREEPEPTG; encoded by the coding sequence ATGATAGACGGTGTTGCGATCGGTCTCGTTCTCGGCGGCGTCGTACTCCTGTTCTCCGGCGCCGCGCTCTCGGTGTACGGTGTCGTGATCCTGGGACTCTTCCTCGGCGGCGGCGGCGGCTACCTCGTCGGTCCGTCGGTCGGCGGCGCGCTCGGTCTCGAGGGCGTGGCGGCCGCCGGAGCACCGGTCCTCCTCGGCGCGCTCGCGGGTGGCCTCCTCGGCTACCTGCTGCTGTCGGCTGCGGTCGCCCTGATGAGCTTCGTCGTCGGGACGATTCTCACGATGGCCGTGGTCGCACCGGCCGTCCTGGAGCAGCAGTGGTACCTCGAGTGGGGTGTCGCGCTCGCCGCCGGCCTTGTCGCCGCGTTCCTGGGGATGCTCCTCACGAAGTGGACGATGGTCGTGATCACCGCGATCGTCGGGGCTGCGTTCGCCTCCCGGTCGCTGACGCTCGAGCAGTTCGCCGCCGCACAGCAGTCGCTGACGCTCGACCCGCTGCTGTTCGAGGTCACCTCGCCGCCGTTTCTGGGACTGGTCGCGCTCGGCGTCCTCTCGCAGTTCGGCCTGTTCAAGTTCGGCTACGTAACGCGGATCGCACGGCTGCTGCCGGGCGCAACGGTGCTTCCCGGTCGCCGTCGCGAGGAACCGGAGCCGACGGGATAA
- a CDS encoding DUF7122 family protein: MADERADDADLEQNDGQRFDRLPETPSERTVEGRVSREEVVDYFADRFGIPLETFDDYTFWEKGAGKIWIYRGEAPTPLSIEAIGMTCLRTRQEHWKPTTDFVQRFGRYATDCVIDLEREEARRFAAGEDQDLEWWDGDWGYLVGAHEVAGEREPLGVGLYVHGELRSMVPKGRQREL; the protein is encoded by the coding sequence ATGGCGGACGAACGCGCGGACGACGCGGACCTCGAGCAAAACGACGGGCAGCGATTCGATCGGCTGCCGGAAACCCCGTCCGAGCGAACCGTCGAGGGTCGAGTCAGCCGCGAAGAGGTCGTCGATTACTTCGCGGACCGCTTCGGCATCCCGTTGGAGACGTTCGACGACTACACGTTCTGGGAGAAGGGTGCCGGCAAGATCTGGATCTACCGGGGCGAGGCGCCGACGCCGCTCTCGATCGAGGCGATCGGGATGACCTGCCTGCGCACCCGCCAGGAACACTGGAAGCCGACGACGGACTTCGTCCAGCGGTTCGGTCGGTACGCGACCGACTGCGTGATCGACCTCGAGCGCGAGGAAGCGAGACGGTTCGCCGCCGGCGAGGATCAGGACCTCGAGTGGTGGGACGGCGACTGGGGGTATCTCGTCGGTGCCCACGAGGTCGCCGGCGAGCGCGAACCCCTCGGCGTCGGTCTGTACGTTCACGGCGAACTGCGCTCGATGGTGCCGAAGGGACGACAGCGGGAGCTGTAG
- a CDS encoding aldo/keto reductase has product MGIEDAEAIAPGTCPTTNGMPMIGLGTWQNDDSDECAESVRNALETGYRHIDTAQAYDNESAVGEGIASADVDREDVFLATKIWTSNLAYDDVLETARESLDRLGVDAVDLLYVHWPARTYDPEGTLAAFSELYDEGLIENVGVSNFLPEQLEAAIDICDAPIVANQVELHPLLQQPELREACANYDVDVVAYSPLARGAVFDQPEIQNVAARHDVSEAQVSLAWLREKGVTAIPKATGEEHLRDNWESLALELHRDDIDTIDSIGETKREVDPEFGPWN; this is encoded by the coding sequence ATGGGAATCGAAGACGCGGAAGCGATCGCGCCGGGAACGTGTCCGACCACGAACGGAATGCCGATGATCGGGCTCGGAACCTGGCAGAACGACGACTCCGACGAGTGTGCCGAGAGCGTTCGAAACGCCCTCGAGACGGGCTATCGCCACATCGACACGGCGCAGGCGTACGACAACGAGTCGGCCGTCGGCGAAGGGATCGCCAGCGCCGACGTCGACCGGGAGGACGTCTTTCTCGCGACGAAGATCTGGACCTCGAACCTGGCGTACGACGACGTTCTCGAGACGGCCCGGGAGAGTCTCGACCGACTCGGCGTCGACGCCGTCGACCTGCTGTACGTCCACTGGCCGGCCCGGACGTACGACCCCGAGGGGACGCTCGCGGCGTTCTCGGAGCTGTACGACGAGGGTCTGATCGAGAACGTCGGCGTGAGCAACTTCCTCCCGGAGCAACTCGAAGCGGCCATCGACATCTGCGACGCGCCGATCGTGGCGAACCAGGTCGAACTGCACCCGCTGCTCCAGCAGCCGGAGCTTCGCGAGGCCTGTGCGAACTACGATGTCGACGTCGTCGCCTACTCGCCGCTGGCCCGCGGCGCGGTGTTCGACCAGCCGGAGATCCAGAACGTCGCGGCCAGACACGACGTCAGCGAAGCGCAGGTGAGCCTCGCCTGGCTGCGCGAGAAGGGCGTCACCGCGATTCCGAAGGCGACGGGCGAGGAGCACCTCCGCGACAACTGGGAGTCGCTCGCGCTGGAACTCCACCGGGACGATATCGACACGATCGACTCGATCGGCGAGACCAAACGCGAGGTCGATCCCGAGTTCGGTCCCTGGAACTGA
- a CDS encoding zinc-dependent alcohol dehydrogenase, which yields MKALTWHGEQDVRVSEVPKPEIVNPNDAIIEITATAICGSDLHLYNGYMPSMREGDIVGHEPMGEVVEVGDEVETLEEGDRVVVPFTISCGSCWFCGNDMYSLCDNSNPNAEIARKMMGHSPAALFGYSHMLGGYAGGQAEYLRIPYADVGPVKVDSGLPDEQVLFLSDVFPTGYMAAENAEIEENDTVAVWGCGAVGQFAIQSAWMLGAERVIAIDRIPERLEMAREHGDAETIDFEEDDVYDRLMEMTGDRGPDRCIDAVGTEAHGTGLLGFADQVKQEMHLQEDRPHVLRQAIKCCRKGGTLSVPGVYLGRSDNLPFGPVMNKSLTVKTGQTHVQRYLDPLLEKIEAGEIDPSFVISHQASLDEGPEMYETFNEKEDECIKTVLTP from the coding sequence ATGAAAGCGCTCACCTGGCACGGCGAACAGGACGTCCGCGTCAGCGAGGTTCCGAAGCCCGAGATCGTCAACCCGAACGACGCGATAATCGAGATCACGGCCACTGCCATCTGCGGCTCCGACCTCCACCTCTACAACGGCTACATGCCATCGATGCGGGAGGGAGACATCGTCGGTCACGAGCCGATGGGCGAGGTGGTCGAAGTCGGCGACGAGGTCGAAACCTTGGAAGAGGGCGACCGCGTCGTCGTTCCCTTCACGATCAGCTGCGGCTCCTGCTGGTTCTGCGGGAACGACATGTACTCCCTCTGTGACAACTCGAACCCGAACGCCGAAATCGCCCGGAAGATGATGGGCCACTCGCCGGCCGCCCTGTTCGGATACTCCCACATGCTGGGCGGCTACGCCGGCGGGCAGGCCGAGTACCTGCGGATCCCGTACGCCGACGTCGGGCCGGTAAAGGTCGACTCCGGCCTTCCGGACGAGCAAGTGCTGTTCCTCTCCGACGTCTTCCCGACGGGGTACATGGCCGCCGAGAACGCCGAGATCGAGGAGAACGACACGGTCGCGGTCTGGGGCTGCGGGGCGGTCGGCCAGTTCGCCATCCAGAGCGCCTGGATGCTCGGCGCCGAGCGAGTGATCGCCATCGACCGGATCCCCGAGCGCCTCGAGATGGCGCGAGAACACGGCGACGCGGAGACGATCGACTTCGAGGAGGACGACGTCTACGATCGACTCATGGAGATGACCGGGGATCGCGGGCCGGACCGGTGTATCGACGCGGTCGGAACGGAGGCCCACGGCACGGGCCTCCTCGGCTTCGCCGATCAGGTCAAACAGGAAATGCACCTCCAGGAGGACCGTCCCCACGTGCTCCGACAGGCGATCAAGTGCTGCCGGAAGGGCGGGACGCTCTCGGTTCCCGGCGTCTACCTCGGGCGTTCCGACAACCTCCCGTTCGGTCCCGTAATGAACAAGTCGCTGACGGTGAAGACGGGACAGACGCACGTCCAGCGCTACCTCGATCCGCTGCTCGAGAAGATCGAAGCGGGCGAGATCGACCCCTCGTTCGTCATCAGTCACCAGGCGTCGCTCGACGAGGGCCCGGAGATGTACGAGACGTTTAACGAGAAGGAAGACGAGTGCATCAAGACCGTGCTGACCCCTTGA
- a CDS encoding sodium/proline symporter: protein MSTLQLTFGAYLLVLLVIGAYFFLTTETNRLSDYLLAGRDVGTWPVAISEVSSVASGWTFFAWVGVGFTVGLNGLWFSITMIFLVIFMYRYVGSRFRRQSEDLGSITIADHLSLAVADERLSTYIRVVATLSILVFMGAYIGAQVIAVGEAMDTGIGINYGIAIAVGGVVVGLYTMLGGFNASIWTDVFQGILIFVAAVTLPVLMIAEIGGWSAFVAEAAAVDDGALFDMTGGLAGQALLIGTLAWVTFAFGTIGQPHSLMRLQAIRSERLLSPAATIAVAFQSLRLTVPLFIGAAGRVLYGSVENPENVAMMAIVDFFPAIIAGILLAAIVSAILSTSDSMLLVASSDFTRFYEEQIDPDASQAQLILLGRGAVGVLALGGVALAFVRPGTIFEIIEFAYVGLGATFGLPLLFMLFWERTTGEAILAGIVSGLVVSIGNLYFAGDYFPIFVWPVCIAVIVGVTLATSSTGADVAEVPEPTSAGRQPADD, encoded by the coding sequence GTGTCGACGCTGCAACTCACGTTCGGCGCGTATCTGCTCGTCCTGCTCGTCATCGGCGCGTACTTCTTCCTCACGACGGAGACGAATCGGCTCTCGGATTACTTGCTCGCGGGGCGAGACGTCGGGACGTGGCCGGTCGCCATCTCGGAGGTTTCGTCGGTCGCCAGCGGGTGGACCTTTTTCGCCTGGGTCGGCGTCGGGTTCACGGTCGGTCTCAACGGGCTGTGGTTCTCGATAACGATGATCTTCCTCGTCATCTTCATGTACCGGTACGTCGGCTCTCGGTTCCGCCGTCAGTCCGAGGACCTCGGTAGCATCACGATCGCCGACCACCTCTCGCTGGCGGTCGCGGACGAGCGGCTCAGCACGTACATCCGCGTCGTCGCGACGCTCTCGATCCTCGTCTTCATGGGCGCGTATATCGGTGCGCAGGTCATCGCGGTCGGCGAAGCGATGGATACCGGGATCGGAATCAACTACGGGATCGCGATCGCCGTCGGCGGCGTCGTCGTCGGCCTATACACGATGCTCGGCGGATTCAACGCCTCCATCTGGACCGACGTCTTTCAGGGAATCCTCATCTTCGTCGCTGCGGTGACGCTTCCGGTACTGATGATCGCCGAAATCGGCGGCTGGTCGGCGTTCGTCGCCGAGGCGGCGGCGGTCGACGACGGGGCGCTGTTCGACATGACCGGCGGTCTCGCCGGACAGGCTCTGCTCATCGGGACGCTCGCGTGGGTGACCTTCGCGTTCGGGACTATCGGTCAGCCTCACTCGCTGATGCGTCTCCAGGCGATCCGGTCCGAGCGACTGCTCAGTCCCGCGGCGACCATCGCGGTCGCCTTCCAGTCGCTTCGCCTCACGGTTCCGCTGTTCATCGGCGCGGCCGGCCGCGTGCTCTACGGCTCCGTCGAAAACCCGGAGAACGTCGCGATGATGGCGATCGTCGACTTCTTCCCGGCGATCATCGCCGGGATCCTGCTGGCGGCGATCGTCTCCGCGATCCTCTCGACGTCCGACTCGATGCTGCTCGTCGCATCGTCGGACTTCACGCGGTTCTACGAGGAACAGATCGATCCGGACGCGAGCCAGGCGCAACTCATCCTGCTCGGTCGGGGAGCGGTCGGCGTCCTGGCGCTCGGCGGGGTCGCCCTCGCCTTCGTTCGGCCCGGGACTATCTTCGAGATCATCGAGTTCGCCTACGTCGGCCTCGGCGCGACGTTCGGACTGCCGTTGCTGTTCATGCTGTTCTGGGAGCGGACGACCGGCGAGGCGATCCTGGCCGGCATCGTCTCCGGACTCGTGGTGTCGATCGGCAACCTGTACTTCGCCGGGGACTACTTCCCGATCTTCGTCTGGCCCGTCTGCATCGCGGTGATCGTCGGCGTCACGCTCGCGACCTCGAGCACCGGCGCCGACGTCGCCGAGGTGCCCGAACCGACGTCGGCCGGGAGACAACCTGCGGACGACTGA
- a CDS encoding proteasome assembly chaperone family protein: MAAIQLQGPEITLENPTLVEGFPGVGLVGKIATDHLVRELEMDYYASVDCDGLPRIGVYRGGDGQVLPPVRIYVSEEHDLFALQSDAPIGANAVDSVTNCVTGWIAERGVRPIYLSGLPTERDGQPSLYGIATGDEAETLEEHGIDVPPEDGVVSGPTGALLNRAAQRGDDSLGLIVGSSRQFPDPEAASVLLEEGIAPITGVSIDVSDLVDRAEEIREKREQFAQQMQEMSQDESSQAQPLRMYQ, encoded by the coding sequence ATGGCAGCGATTCAGCTCCAGGGACCCGAGATAACGCTCGAGAACCCGACGCTCGTCGAGGGGTTTCCGGGAGTCGGACTCGTCGGCAAGATCGCGACCGACCACCTCGTCAGAGAACTCGAGATGGACTACTACGCCAGCGTCGACTGCGACGGACTGCCGCGGATCGGCGTTTACCGGGGTGGTGACGGACAGGTACTGCCCCCCGTTCGAATTTATGTTAGCGAGGAGCACGACCTGTTCGCGCTCCAGAGCGACGCGCCGATCGGCGCTAACGCCGTCGACAGCGTCACCAACTGCGTGACCGGCTGGATCGCAGAGCGAGGAGTTCGTCCGATCTACCTCAGCGGGCTCCCCACCGAACGCGACGGACAACCGTCGCTGTACGGCATCGCTACCGGCGATGAGGCCGAGACGCTCGAGGAACACGGCATCGACGTCCCGCCCGAGGACGGCGTCGTCAGCGGTCCGACGGGAGCGCTGCTCAACCGCGCCGCACAGCGGGGGGACGACAGCCTCGGACTCATCGTCGGCTCCAGCCGGCAGTTCCCCGATCCGGAGGCGGCGAGCGTCCTGCTCGAGGAGGGGATCGCACCGATCACGGGCGTCTCGATCGACGTCTCGGACCTCGTCGACCGCGCGGAGGAGATCCGAGAGAAACGGGAACAGTTCGCACAGCAGATGCAGGAGATGAGCCAGGACGAGAGTTCCCAGGCCCAGCCGTTGCGGATGTACCAGTGA
- a CDS encoding RsmB/NOP family class I SAM-dependent RNA methyltransferase, translating into MEPLERYRPIIDDFEAFLAACDRPLGNAVRVNTIKSSVERATAALEEEGADYEQADWNPRVLRLETDSPGSTWTSFHGFTHGQEEVSAVPPVVLDPEPGERVWDCCAAPGGKATQLAALMDDRGTVVANDNNLGRISALRFNAERLGATSLAVTNDDARNYSLERFDFDEFDRVLVDAPCSCEGTIRKNPDALDNWSEGHVSSVAGIQKGILRRAIQATREGGTVVYSTCTFAPEENEAVVQHALNEENCRVVDFDIGLERSTGLTEWNEETYDSSLERAARIYPHQNDTGGFFVAKLEVTA; encoded by the coding sequence ATGGAGCCACTCGAGCGGTATCGACCGATCATCGACGATTTCGAGGCGTTTCTCGCGGCCTGCGACCGACCGCTCGGCAACGCGGTCCGCGTAAACACGATCAAGTCCTCGGTCGAGCGAGCGACGGCCGCCCTCGAGGAGGAGGGCGCCGACTACGAACAGGCCGACTGGAACCCTCGCGTCCTGCGACTCGAGACCGACTCGCCGGGCTCGACGTGGACGTCGTTTCACGGCTTCACCCACGGCCAGGAGGAGGTGTCGGCGGTGCCGCCGGTCGTCCTCGACCCCGAACCCGGCGAGCGCGTCTGGGATTGCTGTGCCGCACCCGGCGGGAAGGCGACCCAGCTCGCGGCGCTGATGGACGACCGCGGCACCGTCGTCGCGAACGACAACAACCTCGGTCGAATCTCGGCGCTGCGCTTTAACGCCGAACGGCTCGGCGCGACGAGTCTCGCCGTGACGAACGACGACGCCCGCAACTACTCGCTCGAGCGGTTCGACTTCGACGAGTTCGACCGCGTGCTCGTGGATGCGCCCTGTTCTTGCGAGGGAACGATCCGAAAGAACCCCGACGCGCTCGACAACTGGTCCGAGGGCCACGTCTCCTCCGTCGCGGGTATCCAGAAGGGAATCCTCCGCCGAGCGATCCAGGCCACCCGCGAGGGCGGGACGGTCGTCTACTCGACGTGTACGTTCGCGCCCGAGGAGAACGAGGCCGTCGTCCAGCACGCTCTCAACGAAGAGAACTGCCGCGTCGTCGACTTCGACATCGGACTCGAGCGCTCGACGGGGCTTACCGAGTGGAACGAGGAGACGTACGACTCGAGCCTCGAGCGGGCGGCGCGGATCTACCCCCACCAGAACGACACCGGCGGGTTCTTCGTGGCGAAGCTGGAGGTGACCGCCTGA
- a CDS encoding DUF790 family protein, giving the protein MLTKDLLRVSRAGGGYHPRFAGREHRPLAARVIGTYQGHVGKPREELEAALTDLERDADHFKLVRGFSALLERDATFETEAAVEPERARKAAFEAAEAVGVVTEDERAMALVRAAEGLDLSADDLERALYADLKERQVLDTVEPRWDPDGLVAQYNLSLAQTALFDATELRVRSSDPKALVSAIKRLRLMYEIRQTDDAIGPSDREVVVTGPTHLFRATRRYGTRFARVLRTIATADEWRLEATIDDRGTERTLSLSDENPVRVPNAEPVADVSFDSSVEADFAARFSSLDLDWDLVREPEPLATGTRVMIPDFAFDYEHGEFRVFFEIMGFWTPEYVAKKLGQLEGLEDVELIVAVDESLGVGEEIAARDFRAIPYSGSVRLKDVADVLREYERQLVAESAAALPDELRPDDDVVSLEALAARRGVSEDALADVSFPEHELVGRTLVRPAVLDSLGGEIEAGISLSEAESALEACGISDSSAILAELGYRVEWEGLVGGTVIERE; this is encoded by the coding sequence ATGCTGACGAAGGACCTGCTCCGCGTCTCGCGAGCTGGCGGCGGCTATCACCCCCGGTTCGCGGGCCGCGAGCACCGTCCGCTCGCCGCCCGCGTCATCGGCACGTACCAGGGACACGTCGGGAAGCCCCGCGAGGAACTCGAGGCCGCCCTCACGGATCTCGAGCGCGATGCGGACCACTTCAAACTCGTGCGCGGCTTCTCGGCGCTGCTCGAGCGCGACGCGACCTTCGAGACCGAGGCGGCGGTCGAGCCCGAACGTGCCCGGAAAGCTGCGTTCGAGGCGGCCGAAGCCGTCGGCGTCGTCACCGAGGACGAGCGGGCGATGGCGCTCGTTCGCGCCGCCGAGGGGCTCGACCTGTCGGCCGACGACCTCGAGCGGGCGCTGTACGCCGACCTCAAGGAACGCCAGGTCCTCGATACGGTCGAGCCGCGGTGGGACCCCGACGGCCTGGTCGCCCAGTACAACCTCTCGCTGGCCCAGACGGCGCTGTTCGACGCGACCGAACTGCGGGTCCGCTCGAGCGATCCGAAGGCGCTGGTGTCGGCGATCAAGCGGCTGCGGCTGATGTACGAGATCCGGCAAACCGACGATGCTATCGGGCCGAGCGACCGCGAGGTCGTCGTCACCGGACCAACCCACCTCTTCCGGGCGACCCGCCGGTACGGCACGCGCTTCGCCCGCGTGCTGCGGACGATCGCGACGGCCGACGAGTGGCGTCTCGAGGCGACGATCGACGACCGCGGCACCGAGCGCACGCTCTCCCTCTCCGACGAGAACCCCGTCCGGGTTCCGAACGCCGAACCCGTCGCCGACGTCTCCTTCGACAGTAGCGTCGAGGCCGACTTCGCCGCCCGGTTCTCGAGTCTCGACCTCGACTGGGACCTCGTGCGCGAGCCAGAGCCTCTCGCGACGGGAACGCGGGTGATGATCCCGGACTTCGCGTTCGACTATGAACACGGCGAGTTCCGCGTGTTCTTCGAAATTATGGGCTTCTGGACGCCCGAGTACGTGGCAAAGAAGCTCGGACAGCTCGAGGGGCTCGAGGACGTCGAACTGATCGTCGCCGTCGACGAGTCCCTCGGCGTCGGCGAGGAGATCGCGGCGCGGGATTTCCGGGCGATCCCCTACTCGGGCTCGGTCCGGTTGAAGGACGTCGCGGACGTCCTCCGGGAGTACGAACGCCAACTCGTCGCCGAGAGCGCGGCCGCGCTCCCGGACGAACTGCGACCCGACGACGACGTCGTCTCTCTCGAGGCCCTCGCCGCCCGCCGCGGCGTGAGCGAGGACGCGCTGGCGGACGTCTCGTTCCCCGAGCACGAACTGGTGGGACGGACCCTAGTACGACCGGCGGTGCTCGACTCGCTCGGCGGCGAGATCGAGGCGGGAATATCGCTCTCGGAGGCCGAATCGGCGCTCGAGGCGTGCGGAATCAGCGACTCGAGTGCGATCCTCGCCGAACTCGGCTACCGCGTCGAGTGGGAGGGGCTCGTCGGGGGGACGGTGATCGAACGGGAGTAA